From a region of the Gordonia sp. PP30 genome:
- a CDS encoding RusA family crossover junction endodeoxyribonuclease: MTTHRLFVPGHPAPQGSKRHVGRGILVESSKRVAPWRAVVALALGQAIATPLAGAISLDVEFVMPRPKSTPKRRTPHAIKRPDLDKLLRALLDAGTKTAWCDDSQIVHITSAKRLAELDEQPGARIIITEIGDPA, translated from the coding sequence ATGACCACCCACCGCCTGTTCGTCCCCGGACACCCCGCACCGCAAGGCAGCAAACGCCATGTCGGCCGCGGGATCCTCGTCGAATCCTCCAAGCGCGTCGCGCCCTGGCGGGCGGTCGTCGCCCTCGCCCTCGGCCAAGCCATCGCAACACCGCTCGCCGGAGCGATCAGCCTGGACGTCGAGTTCGTCATGCCCCGCCCCAAGTCGACACCGAAACGCCGCACCCCGCACGCCATCAAACGCCCCGACCTCGACAAGCTGCTCCGCGCCCTCCTCGACGCCGGCACCAAGACCGCGTGGTGCGACGACTCCCAGATCGTGCACATCACCTCAGCCAAGCGCCTCGCCGAACTCGACGAACAGCCCGGCGCCCGGATCATCATCACCGAGATCGGAGACCCCGCGTGA
- a CDS encoding phage/plasmid primase, P4 family — MPGPDTLDLAGLLDRLGHQLVALCWKPRGADNQFHTLITTPADAATHLTGLQTCDVWYSVNQPAGPPGQRPRGGAQDVTHLRALWADLDIKTGAFTDEPTAWACIDDLSVILGDHPVAVVQSGHGLQPVWAIDPDDTPLDTSDQRARAVAVLNRWRRLVETVAARRGAQVDAVFDLPRILRAPGTINWKSTPVPTSCEPRPGAPITLDQIEDALDEYGVTALDSDPLLDQPVDTSTWTWADDPCPYARDMITGWSSDTPSARHPWLLAQATRLAVAHRHGCLTPADHQRAIDTLTSRMQDLCAAGGNARSLTGAEVRSALAWGESRAALLGDGQIARELGGHDHTVKLTVIEGGDAIAATFGTATAAAPAGATATAAHLAPAGQPLRTTLTDDGNARRFVHHHGDHLRYSAARGWLDWDGTRWRLCEDDAPAIQAARDIAARLPEDTKEQARHKTRTLNRGGIESMVALARRDPIVRVAADQLDAHRMQLNTPDGTLDLVTGQLHEHRPADLHTKITGTGCDPAMSTPRWLQYLDDTFGGDTEMIGFLQRLLGYAATGVVRHHILPFLHGDGQNGKSVLTDILAGVLGEYAVVLPSNVLIAHRYSHDTELSKLPGARVAICSEVPTDGSFDEERVKALTGGDRISARELYKNPFEFTPSHTLILAGNHQPSVESGGRSFWRRTRLIPFAHTVPDEKKIDGLGQILVAEEGPGILAWIVAGAIAARTGLREPESVLAATRTWEAEEDAFGQFVADSLHLAQGSDMVKVKTTDLRKAYSSWCRDNGRSEMGSQAFSRELVKRTGARASRSHGIRYYLGVALIDTAASEEEDRRWGA, encoded by the coding sequence GTGCCCGGACCCGACACCCTCGACCTCGCCGGCCTCCTCGACCGCCTCGGCCACCAGCTCGTCGCCCTCTGCTGGAAACCCCGCGGCGCCGACAACCAGTTCCACACCCTCATCACCACACCCGCCGACGCCGCCACCCACCTCACCGGGCTGCAAACCTGCGACGTCTGGTACTCGGTCAACCAGCCCGCCGGACCACCCGGGCAGCGGCCGCGCGGCGGCGCACAAGACGTCACCCACCTACGCGCACTCTGGGCCGACCTCGACATCAAGACCGGAGCCTTCACCGACGAACCCACCGCCTGGGCCTGCATCGACGACCTGTCAGTCATCCTCGGCGACCACCCCGTCGCCGTCGTACAGTCCGGCCACGGACTGCAACCCGTCTGGGCCATCGACCCCGACGACACCCCACTCGACACCTCCGACCAGCGTGCCCGCGCCGTCGCCGTCCTCAACCGCTGGCGGCGCCTCGTCGAAACCGTCGCCGCACGCCGCGGCGCACAGGTGGACGCCGTCTTCGACCTGCCCCGTATCCTGCGCGCACCCGGCACCATCAACTGGAAGTCCACCCCGGTGCCCACCTCGTGCGAGCCGCGGCCCGGCGCGCCGATCACCCTCGACCAGATCGAAGACGCCCTCGACGAATACGGCGTCACCGCCCTCGATAGTGACCCCCTCCTCGACCAGCCCGTCGACACATCGACCTGGACATGGGCCGACGACCCCTGCCCCTACGCCCGCGACATGATCACAGGCTGGTCCAGCGACACACCCAGCGCCAGACACCCCTGGCTCCTCGCCCAAGCCACACGCCTGGCCGTCGCCCACCGCCACGGATGCCTCACCCCAGCCGACCACCAGCGCGCCATCGACACCCTCACCAGCCGCATGCAAGACCTCTGCGCTGCAGGCGGCAACGCCCGATCACTGACCGGCGCCGAAGTCCGCTCCGCGCTCGCCTGGGGTGAGAGCCGCGCCGCCCTCCTCGGCGACGGCCAGATCGCCCGCGAACTCGGCGGCCACGACCACACCGTCAAACTGACCGTCATCGAAGGCGGCGACGCGATCGCCGCCACCTTCGGCACCGCCACCGCGGCGGCGCCCGCCGGCGCCACGGCCACCGCGGCCCACCTCGCGCCCGCCGGTCAGCCGCTGCGCACCACCCTCACCGACGATGGCAACGCGCGGCGCTTCGTCCACCACCACGGCGACCACCTCCGCTACTCGGCGGCGCGCGGCTGGCTCGACTGGGACGGCACACGCTGGCGCCTCTGCGAAGACGACGCACCCGCCATCCAAGCCGCCCGCGACATCGCCGCGCGGCTCCCCGAAGACACGAAAGAGCAGGCCAGACACAAGACCCGCACCCTCAACCGCGGCGGAATCGAGAGCATGGTCGCCCTCGCCAGACGGGACCCGATCGTGCGCGTCGCCGCCGACCAGCTCGACGCCCACCGCATGCAGCTCAACACCCCCGACGGCACCCTCGACCTGGTCACCGGCCAGCTGCACGAGCACCGGCCGGCCGATCTGCACACCAAGATCACCGGCACCGGCTGCGACCCGGCCATGTCGACACCGCGCTGGTTGCAGTACCTCGACGACACGTTCGGCGGCGACACCGAGATGATCGGCTTCCTGCAGAGGCTGCTCGGCTACGCCGCCACCGGCGTGGTGCGCCACCACATCCTCCCGTTCCTCCACGGCGACGGCCAGAACGGCAAATCGGTGCTGACCGACATCCTGGCGGGCGTGCTGGGGGAGTACGCCGTCGTTCTGCCGTCCAACGTCCTCATCGCCCACCGCTACAGCCACGACACCGAACTGTCCAAGCTCCCCGGCGCCCGCGTCGCGATCTGCTCCGAAGTCCCCACCGACGGCAGCTTCGACGAAGAGCGCGTGAAAGCCCTCACCGGCGGCGACCGGATCTCCGCACGCGAGCTCTACAAGAACCCGTTCGAGTTCACGCCGTCGCACACGCTGATCCTCGCCGGAAACCACCAGCCGTCCGTCGAGAGCGGCGGCCGCAGCTTCTGGCGCCGTACCCGCCTCATCCCGTTCGCGCACACAGTGCCCGACGAGAAGAAGATCGACGGCCTCGGGCAGATCCTCGTCGCCGAAGAAGGCCCCGGAATCCTCGCCTGGATCGTCGCCGGCGCGATCGCCGCCCGCACCGGCCTGCGTGAGCCGGAATCGGTCCTGGCCGCCACCCGCACCTGGGAGGCCGAGGAGGATGCGTTCGGGCAGTTCGTCGCCGACAGCCTCCACCTCGCGCAGGGCAGCGACATGGTCAAGGTCAAGACCACCGATCTGCGCAAGGCCTACAGCTCGTGGTGCCGCGACAACGGGCGCAGCGAGATGGGTTCCCAAGCGTTCTCCCGCGAACTCGTCAAGCGCACAGGGGCGCGCGCAAGCCGATCGCACGGGATCCGCTACTACCTCGGCGTCGCACTCATCGACACCGCGGCGAGCGAAGAGGAGGACCGGCGGTGGGGCGCATGA
- a CDS encoding DUF2303 family protein: MAYDNTPSFDHLPIPLTSDLVKTEHGQVVFTAVNGAGGLETKVVDLVDGAPGAFAPRTPDVRTVIDRDSFGRELRRRGLDSDGTVWASRAKGRVTAVYNDLSTDLDDAYTRRDDRLMLQFVTDPDWSTFGNVADGQYHGQEEFGDLLDDAGHLIISHQAADLVELADSIRATSSGHFESRIQRSTGSQSVGWSESVEARAGAAGDLEVPKVVVFRVARFEDFPTVDLVCQVRLRVKGGQLLLGLFPRPYEHLLREQWQTVIGELGAEIGRDIYATA, encoded by the coding sequence ATGGCTTACGACAACACGCCGAGCTTCGACCATTTGCCCATCCCCTTGACGTCCGACCTCGTCAAGACCGAGCACGGACAGGTCGTGTTCACCGCGGTCAACGGAGCCGGCGGCCTGGAAACGAAGGTCGTCGACCTCGTCGACGGGGCGCCCGGCGCGTTCGCGCCACGCACCCCGGACGTGCGGACCGTGATCGACCGGGACAGCTTCGGCCGCGAACTGCGCCGCCGGGGCCTCGACAGCGACGGCACCGTGTGGGCGTCCCGCGCCAAGGGCCGCGTGACAGCCGTCTACAACGACCTGTCCACCGACCTGGACGACGCGTACACGCGCCGCGACGACCGGCTCATGCTGCAGTTCGTCACCGACCCCGACTGGTCGACGTTCGGGAACGTCGCCGACGGGCAGTACCACGGGCAGGAGGAGTTCGGCGACCTCCTCGACGACGCCGGCCACCTGATCATCTCCCATCAGGCCGCTGACCTCGTCGAACTCGCCGATTCGATCCGGGCGACGAGCTCGGGGCATTTCGAGTCACGAATCCAGCGGTCCACCGGCAGCCAGTCGGTCGGTTGGTCCGAAAGCGTCGAAGCCCGCGCCGGCGCCGCGGGCGACCTGGAAGTGCCGAAGGTGGTGGTGTTCCGGGTCGCCCGCTTCGAGGACTTCCCGACCGTGGACCTCGTCTGCCAGGTGCGGCTGCGGGTGAAGGGCGGCCAGTTGCTGCTCGGCCTGTTCCCGCGCCCGTACGAACACCTCCTGCGCGAGCAGTGGCAGACCGTGATCGGTGAGCTCGGCGCCGAGATCGGACGCGACATCTACGCCACCGCATAG
- a CDS encoding sigma-70 region 4 domain-containing protein — MTGSSPRVDPDQITDKLLAAEWRHYAGYGWTDQQIADRLGVTLESVQKAAQRGRAA, encoded by the coding sequence ATGACCGGCAGCAGCCCGCGCGTCGATCCCGACCAGATCACCGACAAGCTTCTGGCCGCCGAGTGGCGGCACTACGCCGGCTACGGCTGGACCGACCAGCAGATCGCCGACCGCCTCGGCGTCACCCTCGAATCAGTGCAGAAGGCGGCTCAGCGGGGGAGGGCAGCATGA
- a CDS encoding WhiB family transcriptional regulator gives MATSTVHADRIREVHLLTRQGVGPLDIAARLGITDRTVHRLRAEPQPEPQPEPQPDPGERALCRKFPHVNFTPNRRKDATEAITVCSWCPVRRDCARLALTYYYAGGVWAGVWISDNHRPETRRQLAAVANGGDAR, from the coding sequence ATGGCGACGTCGACCGTGCACGCGGACCGTATCCGCGAAGTGCACCTGCTGACCCGTCAGGGTGTGGGGCCCCTGGACATCGCGGCCCGGCTGGGCATCACCGACAGGACGGTCCACCGGCTCCGCGCCGAGCCCCAGCCCGAGCCCCAGCCCGAGCCCCAGCCCGATCCGGGTGAGCGGGCGCTGTGCCGCAAGTTCCCGCACGTCAACTTCACGCCCAACAGACGCAAGGACGCCACTGAGGCGATCACCGTCTGCTCCTGGTGCCCCGTCCGCCGCGATTGCGCGCGCCTCGCGCTCACCTACTACTACGCCGGAGGTGTCTGGGCAGGCGTCTGGATCAGCGACAACCACCGGCCCGAGACGAGGCGGCAGCTCGCAGCCGTCGCGAACGGCGGTGACGCCCGATGA
- a CDS encoding pentapeptide repeat-containing protein — translation MTDHTTDAPHRGAALTRQQVLDILTEAHNSNARANLRGADLRGADLRGADLRWANLRGADLRGADLRGANLRGANLRWANLRWADLRGADLRGADLRGADLRWANLRGADLRGADLSGADLRWANLRWANLRGADLSSSCQVLSVTGLPSGHAILAPLPDGWRLTVGCWSGTIAELRALIAADDGWPEARGAQIAARRPMLAALADMCEAWATDHADVLAEITAKWGTETEADA, via the coding sequence ATGACCGACCACACCACCGACGCCCCACACCGCGGCGCCGCACTCACCCGCCAGCAGGTCCTCGACATCCTGACCGAAGCCCACAACAGCAACGCTCGAGCCAACCTGCGCGGGGCCGACCTGCGCGGGGCCGACCTGCGCGGGGCCGACCTGCGCTGGGCCAACCTGCGCGGGGCCGACCTGCGCGGGGCCGACCTGCGCGGGGCCAACCTGCGCGGGGCCAACCTGCGCTGGGCCAACCTGCGCTGGGCCGACCTGCGCGGGGCCGACCTGCGCGGGGCCGACCTGCGCGGGGCCGACCTGCGCTGGGCCAACCTGCGCGGGGCCGACCTGCGCGGGGCCGACCTGAGCGGGGCCGACCTGCGCTGGGCCAACCTGCGCTGGGCCAACCTGCGCGGGGCCGACCTGAGCTCGAGTTGCCAGGTCTTGTCGGTGACGGGGCTGCCTTCGGGTCACGCGATCCTCGCTCCGCTGCCCGACGGCTGGCGACTCACGGTCGGCTGCTGGTCCGGCACCATCGCCGAGCTGCGTGCACTGATCGCGGCCGACGACGGCTGGCCCGAAGCGCGCGGCGCACAGATCGCCGCACGACGGCCCATGCTGGCCGCCCTCGCCGACATGTGCGAGGCGTGGGCGACCGATCACGCCGACGTCCTCGCCGAGATAACCGCCAAGTGGGGAACCGAGACCGAGGCGGATGCCTGA
- a CDS encoding phage antirepressor KilAC domain-containing protein — translation MHDTNQLAFSGTSPFDAIMQTRPDGSKFWPARSLMPLMGYDKWQNFKAVTERAKKAAENVGVDIAAEFSQVTQVIEAGNLGMTERVDFELSRFAAYLVAMNGDPNKPEVAAAQGYFAIRTRQAETARPQLTDDEVIHQALVITTGRVTALAQLAGRLATEVAAQAPKAEAYDAFMDATGSHKLAAVAKMLGWGPVIMNRELRKLGVLRRDNLPMARYAHHFNVVPQTYTRPDGQVVPTATTYVLPSGVEFLRRKLAGIEVPEQPVTVAALPVAEPQMIGGGR, via the coding sequence ATGCACGATACCAACCAACTCGCGTTCAGCGGCACATCGCCGTTCGACGCGATCATGCAGACCCGCCCCGACGGGTCCAAGTTCTGGCCGGCGCGCAGCCTCATGCCGCTCATGGGCTACGACAAGTGGCAGAACTTCAAGGCCGTGACCGAGCGGGCCAAGAAGGCCGCAGAGAACGTCGGCGTGGACATTGCGGCGGAGTTTTCGCAGGTCACCCAGGTTATCGAAGCCGGTAATCTGGGCATGACCGAGCGAGTCGACTTCGAGTTGTCCCGGTTCGCGGCCTACCTCGTCGCGATGAACGGCGACCCGAACAAGCCCGAGGTCGCCGCCGCCCAGGGATACTTCGCGATCCGCACCCGGCAGGCCGAGACCGCCCGCCCGCAACTCACCGACGACGAGGTCATCCACCAGGCCCTCGTCATCACCACCGGACGCGTCACCGCCCTCGCCCAGCTCGCCGGGCGTCTCGCTACCGAAGTCGCCGCCCAGGCGCCGAAAGCCGAAGCCTACGACGCGTTCATGGACGCGACCGGCTCCCACAAGCTCGCCGCCGTCGCGAAGATGCTCGGCTGGGGTCCGGTCATCATGAACCGGGAGTTGCGCAAGCTCGGCGTCCTGCGCCGCGACAACCTGCCGATGGCCAGGTACGCGCACCACTTCAACGTCGTCCCGCAGACCTACACGCGGCCCGACGGGCAGGTCGTGCCGACCGCCACCACCTACGTCCTCCCGTCGGGCGTCGAGTTCCTGCGCCGCAAGCTCGCCGGGATCGAGGTCCCCGAGCAGCCGGTCACCGTCGCGGCGCTGCCGGTCGCCGAGCCGCAGATGATCGGCGGCGGGCGATGA
- a CDS encoding helix-turn-helix transcriptional regulator, whose translation MEVRDPARLRRARKQKRLTQRELAFLVKRSHTTIYKLESGALKTITEDLAISIAARLDQHWEDLFIDHEEVVAPQVSNVRQDERQTA comes from the coding sequence ATGGAGGTTCGAGATCCGGCTCGGCTACGGCGGGCGCGGAAGCAGAAGCGGCTCACGCAGCGCGAGCTGGCGTTCCTCGTCAAGAGGTCGCACACGACGATCTACAAGCTCGAATCGGGTGCACTGAAGACGATCACCGAAGACCTTGCGATCTCGATCGCGGCCAGGCTGGACCAGCACTGGGAGGATCTCTTCATCGATCACGAGGAAGTCGTCGCGCCGCAGGTGTCTAATGTCCGACAGGACGAACGCCAGACCGCGTAG
- a CDS encoding colicin E3/pyocin S6 family cytotoxin, translating into MAQSWPSHKASYVLGILRRELGYTTSARSRSGNQVWLIAAGRPTIRWAYNNKQVITPVELRWIFVEDVGLDEAEALTLVVPRQPGHYQPRRPPDFLDTLEVVPKRTPKRWRGPDGTLYEYDQRHGHVEGFNKRGKHIGVFDVDTGERIGTAERGRSIDV; encoded by the coding sequence ATGGCGCAGTCGTGGCCATCGCACAAAGCGTCGTACGTCCTCGGGATTCTGCGCCGCGAACTGGGCTACACGACGAGTGCGCGGTCCCGTTCGGGAAACCAGGTGTGGCTGATCGCGGCAGGACGCCCGACGATCAGGTGGGCGTACAACAACAAGCAGGTCATCACGCCGGTCGAACTCCGCTGGATCTTCGTCGAAGATGTCGGGCTCGATGAGGCAGAAGCGCTCACACTGGTCGTCCCCCGCCAGCCCGGGCACTACCAGCCGCGGCGCCCACCAGACTTCCTGGACACACTGGAGGTCGTGCCGAAGCGGACACCCAAACGATGGCGTGGACCGGACGGCACGCTGTACGAGTACGACCAGCGGCACGGGCACGTCGAGGGCTTCAACAAGCGCGGGAAGCATATCGGGGTGTTCGACGTTGACACTGGTGAGAGAATCGGAACAGCAGAAAGAGGAAGGAGTATCGATGTCTGA
- a CDS encoding recombinase family protein — translation MRAIIYCRVSSDTSGRGKSVSEQEKECRDVAAREDWDVAEVLVDNDVGASRYSRGERPAYDRLRGILAAGDVLVTWEASRAQRDLRAYLDLRELCAERGILWCYSGKIHDLSRGDDRFATGLDALLAEKEVEQTRDRVLRAVRATREAGRPHGKLAYGYRIIRDEHTGRSITRVPDPDTAPIVREVVRRLLAGETIYSVCRDLNAREVPPPRPRRDGTVGAWIPTTLREIARNPTYAGLVTHRKKIVGEGVWEPIITRDEHERLAAVLSDPSRTTRPPRGSQPRWLLTGIAECGHCGAPMTKISNRGATSYMCKGNQPTGGRRFCVCRVMHKVDPFVTESVLRRLEGQDLVTDRASSDADYAAAVEEVRALRQRLDGFVTAAAAGEVSPVSLARIEATLMPKIEAAEQRARARVSSPIVAAMMGPDARARWDDLSLMRRRDLIRAMVEIKIFRIGTGRRIYPAGEGIELTWK, via the coding sequence GTGCGAGCGATCATCTACTGCCGCGTCTCCTCCGACACCAGCGGGCGCGGAAAATCGGTCTCCGAACAGGAGAAAGAGTGCCGCGACGTCGCCGCCCGAGAAGACTGGGACGTCGCCGAAGTGCTCGTCGACAACGACGTCGGCGCCTCACGCTACTCCCGTGGCGAGCGCCCCGCCTACGATCGCCTGCGCGGGATCCTCGCGGCCGGCGACGTCCTCGTCACCTGGGAGGCCTCACGCGCCCAGCGAGACCTGCGCGCCTACCTCGACCTGCGCGAGCTGTGCGCCGAGCGTGGCATCCTGTGGTGCTACTCCGGGAAGATCCACGACCTGTCCCGCGGTGACGACCGCTTCGCCACCGGCCTCGACGCCCTGCTCGCCGAGAAGGAGGTCGAGCAGACCCGCGACCGTGTCCTGCGCGCTGTGCGCGCCACCCGCGAGGCCGGACGCCCGCACGGGAAGCTGGCCTACGGCTACCGGATCATCCGCGACGAGCACACCGGGCGGTCCATCACCCGCGTACCCGATCCCGACACCGCGCCGATCGTGCGCGAGGTCGTACGCCGACTCCTTGCGGGGGAGACGATCTACTCGGTGTGCCGCGACCTCAACGCCCGGGAGGTGCCTCCACCGAGGCCGCGCCGTGACGGCACCGTCGGCGCCTGGATCCCCACCACGCTCCGCGAGATCGCCCGCAATCCGACGTACGCCGGACTCGTCACCCACCGCAAGAAGATCGTCGGAGAAGGCGTCTGGGAGCCGATCATCACCCGTGACGAGCATGAGAGGCTGGCGGCGGTGCTTTCTGATCCGTCGCGAACGACGCGGCCGCCGCGCGGTTCTCAGCCGCGATGGTTGCTCACCGGGATTGCGGAGTGCGGGCACTGCGGGGCGCCGATGACGAAGATCAGCAACCGTGGCGCGACGTCGTACATGTGCAAGGGCAATCAGCCGACCGGGGGCCGGCGCTTCTGCGTGTGCCGCGTCATGCACAAGGTCGACCCGTTCGTCACCGAGTCGGTGCTGCGGCGCCTTGAAGGCCAGGATCTGGTGACCGATCGCGCATCCTCGGACGCCGACTATGCGGCCGCCGTGGAAGAGGTGCGGGCGCTGCGCCAGCGCCTCGACGGTTTCGTCACGGCGGCCGCGGCGGGGGAGGTGTCTCCGGTGTCGCTCGCGCGGATCGAGGCTACCCTGATGCCGAAGATCGAGGCCGCCGAGCAGCGGGCTCGCGCGCGCGTCTCGTCGCCGATCGTCGCTGCCATGATGGGTCCCGACGCCCGCGCCCGGTGGGATGATCTGTCCCTGATGCGGCGGCGCGACCTGATCCGCGCGATGGTCGAGATCAAGATCTTCCGGATCGGCACCGGCCGGCGGATCTATCCGGCCGGTGAAGGCATCGAACTGACCTGGAAGTGA
- a CDS encoding ComEC/Rec2 family competence protein: protein MGVDLRLAGPAAACWAVVAVALCVPLAVTFWLVGALAVLGLTIWITLRHSRTGVAVTVAGICGLAAAAATVCALRIGIAESAPIHRDGGKPVVTLQVTGDPMIGAQQSFARLPVRVLTVNRVRTRPVDAQLLLRTGQLPETVPGQRLSVRVRAKPPPGRAADRLLAAHLTALGEPEVIGRAPIWQRWAGTVRERLAATAARALPPRAAGLFPGLVLGDTGDLDPELRENFRAAGLTHLIAVSGENKR, encoded by the coding sequence ATGGGCGTGGATCTGCGGCTGGCCGGCCCGGCGGCCGCATGCTGGGCCGTGGTGGCCGTCGCTCTCTGCGTTCCTCTCGCCGTCACCTTCTGGCTGGTGGGCGCGCTGGCTGTGCTCGGTCTGACGATTTGGATCACCTTGCGGCACAGCCGAACCGGTGTGGCGGTGACCGTCGCGGGAATCTGCGGACTCGCGGCGGCCGCGGCGACGGTCTGCGCACTGCGCATCGGGATCGCCGAGAGCGCGCCGATCCACCGGGACGGTGGCAAACCTGTCGTCACCCTGCAAGTGACCGGTGACCCGATGATCGGCGCCCAGCAGTCGTTCGCCCGATTGCCGGTGCGCGTGCTGACGGTCAACCGCGTGCGCACCCGGCCGGTCGACGCTCAACTGCTGCTCCGTACCGGACAGCTTCCGGAGACTGTTCCCGGACAACGACTCTCCGTCCGTGTCCGGGCCAAACCGCCACCCGGCCGGGCGGCCGATCGCCTGCTGGCGGCGCACCTCACGGCACTCGGCGAGCCCGAGGTGATCGGCCGCGCACCGATCTGGCAGCGGTGGGCGGGCACGGTCCGGGAGAGGCTCGCGGCGACGGCGGCCCGGGCCCTGCCGCCACGGGCGGCCGGCCTGTTCCCCGGCCTGGTGCTGGGTGACACCGGCGACCTCGATCCGGAGCTGCGGGAGAACTTCCGGGCGGCCGGTCTCACGCATCTGATCGCTGTCAGCGGGGAGAACAAACGATAG
- a CDS encoding helix-hairpin-helix domain-containing protein → MARRTNSPSGGLDRVLPARSAARPPRRSLDDEPPARRAAGSLDPEEWGATAMPSWLDTAAGRRAWAGRRAREDSTGQPDSDAGGEDGFEDDDWAEAEDEASPRRTGFGHWDEVLDPAVDGGDDRRDSYRMGGDRDDDPDDDDPDHDPDDDWARPARRLTMLPPAAIALIGVGVIACVVAGFALFRDSEPATPLVNFPASAGPSSGVPASGGAEPTGDAAEIVVSVAGLVNRPGLVTLPKDARVAQALDRAGGIRERADVLSLNLAQILHDGDQVLVGTREDGPESVRSAVVSSGAGGGSGAGVDAGGGGPGGTAGGKVNLNTATATELDALPGVGPVTAQAIIAWREQHGRFASVEQLGEVDGIGSARLAKLRDAVTVG, encoded by the coding sequence ATGGCCAGGAGAACGAACAGCCCCAGCGGTGGACTGGACCGCGTGCTGCCCGCGCGATCAGCCGCCCGACCGCCGCGCCGGAGTCTCGACGACGAGCCACCCGCGCGACGGGCCGCCGGGAGTCTCGATCCAGAGGAGTGGGGCGCCACCGCGATGCCGAGCTGGCTCGATACCGCGGCCGGCCGCCGCGCCTGGGCCGGGCGTCGTGCGCGAGAGGACTCCACCGGACAGCCGGATTCCGATGCCGGAGGCGAGGACGGGTTCGAGGACGACGATTGGGCCGAGGCGGAGGACGAGGCGTCGCCCCGGAGGACGGGGTTCGGGCACTGGGACGAGGTGCTGGATCCGGCGGTCGACGGCGGGGACGATCGGCGCGACTCCTATCGGATGGGCGGGGACCGGGACGACGACCCGGACGACGATGATCCGGATCACGACCCGGACGACGATTGGGCGCGCCCGGCGCGGCGATTGACCATGCTGCCGCCCGCCGCGATCGCGCTGATCGGGGTGGGGGTGATCGCCTGCGTCGTCGCCGGTTTCGCGCTCTTCCGCGACAGCGAACCGGCGACGCCGCTGGTGAACTTCCCCGCATCGGCGGGACCGTCGTCCGGCGTTCCGGCGAGTGGTGGGGCCGAGCCGACCGGTGACGCCGCGGAGATCGTGGTCAGTGTGGCCGGACTGGTGAACCGGCCCGGCCTGGTCACGCTGCCGAAGGACGCGCGGGTGGCGCAAGCCCTCGATCGGGCCGGCGGTATCCGGGAGCGGGCGGATGTGCTGAGTCTGAATCTCGCGCAGATCCTGCACGACGGCGACCAGGTCCTCGTGGGCACCCGCGAGGACGGACCGGAGTCGGTGCGCAGTGCAGTCGTGTCCTCCGGTGCGGGCGGCGGCTCGGGCGCCGGTGTCGATGCCGGTGGCGGCGGGCCGGGCGGGACCGCCGGCGGCAAGGTGAATCTCAACACGGCGACCGCGACCGAACTCGACGCGCTGCCCGGCGTCGGGCCGGTCACCGCGCAGGCGATCATCGCCTGGCGGGAGCAGCACGGCCGGTTCGCCTCGGTGGAACAGCTCGGCGAGGTCGACGGGATCGGCTCGGCGCGGCTCGCCAAGCTGCGCGACGCCGTCACGGTCGGTTAG